Proteins co-encoded in one Methanobacterium veterum genomic window:
- a CDS encoding class I SAM-dependent methyltransferase, translating into MWKEIQKHETNHSQNEGVIEARWNRTAAQFKRWMEVDDYPLKLMQRVKLKPEWSLLDIGCGAGAVSIPAAKKAARVTALDISGEMLKILREDAQKEHISNITYMHRSWTDIVVGDDIEPHDVVVASRSVGREPDIQSAIEKIDSAASRYVYITVWGGGEHSHCKGVPAVLGRPYRNTPDHVYFYNILQQMGIRANVEHLECHSRLIYSDLDEAMESCRISLGPLSEKEEKKARAYLDKTLIRLENGMLEVPDSNRCGR; encoded by the coding sequence ATGTGGAAAGAAATACAGAAGCATGAAACCAACCATTCCCAAAATGAAGGCGTAATAGAAGCCCGATGGAACAGAACAGCTGCACAGTTTAAACGATGGATGGAAGTAGATGACTACCCCCTGAAACTGATGCAGCGAGTGAAATTAAAGCCAGAATGGTCCCTGCTTGATATCGGCTGCGGCGCAGGTGCAGTGTCAATACCCGCAGCAAAAAAAGCCGCCAGGGTTACTGCACTAGATATTTCAGGTGAAATGCTAAAAATATTAAGGGAAGATGCTCAAAAAGAACACATCTCCAATATAACATACATGCACCGCTCATGGACCGATATCGTGGTGGGAGATGATATTGAACCCCATGATGTCGTGGTCGCATCCCGATCCGTGGGGAGGGAGCCGGATATTCAAAGCGCCATTGAGAAGATTGACAGCGCAGCATCCAGATATGTGTATATCACTGTTTGGGGCGGTGGGGAACATAGTCACTGTAAAGGAGTCCCTGCAGTTCTCGGCAGACCATACAGGAACACTCCAGACCATGTATACTTCTACAATATTTTGCAACAGATGGGCATACGTGCCAACGTCGAACACTTGGAGTGCCACAGCCGCCTGATCTACAGCGATCTCGATGAGGCCATGGAAAGCTGCAGAATTAGCCTTGGCCCTTTAAGTGAAAAAGAAGAAAAAAAAGCAAGGGCTTATCTAGACAAAACATTGATAAGGCTTGAAAATGGGATGCTTGAAGTGCCAGACAGCAACCGGTGTGGTCGCTGA